AGTATCTGCTCAGAGCAGGAGTGACATGTCTGAAAAAGCCTTCACACTCCGCGTACTCACTCGAAGCGATCACGCTAAACGTTCTGACAGAAGTGTTTGCGGGTCGCACAATTGCTTTCCTGCACATTGCTGAGCGTCAGTGAGAGAAAGGCTCTTCATTACAGGTCTAGATAATAAAACTAAGCACACGCCCTTCCTTCCTTATTTGCGAGGAATTGATAATCGCAGAAATCCACCAAGACAAGGATGCATTGAGTAAAGCTCAAATAGCAGCTGCAGAACAAGAGCACTTCCTGTTCTGTATAGCTGTGTATTGTTCTCGGGGAGGTCTGCTCACGAGTGATATACAGTTATAATGTATTGCGGTCGGCCCGGTCACAGCTAGTGCTTGCTCAGGGACAAATGCAGTTGGAtgttgttgacttttttttttgttgtcacgATCATAGCTCTCTTATCTTTTGACATCTGTGCACTGTAGATGTTTCATGTTATTTTCTGTGCTTGACTCGATCCCTGATGTGCGATCCAGAGACGGGTGAGTGACGTAGAAGTAGTGGTTAACTTAGGTTAGACTGAGTGGTTTGACAATTTTGTGTGATGTGCTCTAGATGTTGTCCCCCTCTTCTCATTGCTCCTATTCTCAAAGCTTTGACTGTGGCAGGAACAACTAACATACATGTGACTTATTTATGTAATTCATATGTGACGCACCAAGTCTTATCCAAACAGAATATTATTGCGGAATTATTAAATTGACAAAATGATAATGCAAACTTTtaatggtttttttttaacatgataAATCTAGTCCTGGCCAAGATAAGTGACAGTCAGTTATAGATTACACATTATATCTCACAAGACATAAAGgctatatttatgtttttaatttaaaaactaatttgtaattattttactAAATTGCATGTTAAAAAGGTATCATAAGTTTCAAgatattttatgtaaatatgaCAAGAACGACACATATTTAAATACCACATATATGAGACCAACTAATCAAATTCACCATTAAAAGTGCAAAACACTACCTTTGTAGAACTGCCAAACAGCATCACAAATGACCATTACATTCAGTCGATGGCACTCTACTTAAGTTATTCACCTGCCACGGTGAATCAACTTCATGTAATGAATGTGCCACAGTGTGAGATGGACTTTGGGCTGCACGTGACGTCTAAAAACTGTCCCTACCCAAGCAGCAAATGTCTGACCTGGACACCAAGATCCAGGAGAAAGCCCGGCGGGTGGACATGGACATCTGCCGGCGGATCGACATCACGGCCAAACTGTGCGACGTGGCTCAGCAACGCAACTCCGAGGACATGTCAAAGATGTTCAGCATCGGCCCGGCCCGGCCGCTCCCAGAGAAGGTGGGTGCCCGTCTGCCGTTTCACTGTTTGACGGTAATCGAAGAAAAAATTACGGAGTTCTTCTGTGAAAGAGAAACAGTCAGCAACTAAATGAAATCAGAGCTGCCAGTGGCCGACCGGCTCGTCGTGTACTCTGTGACCCTTCTAAAAGGTGATGGGATGCATGTCTGCATGCTCGcagacccacacacaaacataataaCACACCGAATACTCACAGGAGTAACGTTAACACATGcaccagcacacgcacacagaaaggTGAAATGCTGAAGTGGCAACTCTTGCTGCACACAAGGTTATCGTATTGCGCCGACGGCGCTGGCTAAGGATCAAGTATAAATCCACCGTGACTCTAGCTGGTGACTTGAAAGTATGCACATGCAGTCTGTCCAGTGCAGATGTTTTAATGGTGGTGGAAACACTGAATTAAATGCATGTTTGGCTCGTTCGGAGAATTTTTCCCTCTGGACCCTCAAGCAAAGGGGTTacgttattttgtgtgtgtgtgtgtgtctttcacagGGGGCTATGGcctgctgcaggagaaaagAGCGCAAAGCTGTGTCCGACGAGGAGAGTTCAGAGATGGATGCCGAGCCCAGCCCTCCGGAGGACGACGTCCCCGGTTCGCTCAACATCACAGACGAAATGAAACGCATGCTCAACCAGCTGTAAGCGGCTCTCAGACACGCATACATGCGACGAGgatgcacaagcacacacacacacacacacacacgagaataAGAATAGAATCTGCTTTTATTGGGCCTAAAAGTATTTTGTACCAGTAAGACGTTGTTCTGATGGAATCGCTCTGCGTATTCCTTCACTTCCCTCTAGTGTTTATTCAAAGGGTTGCATACAGGACGCCCATCGGGCAAAACTAAGCAGATTTACATACTACTACTGACTGCTCTGGTTTTTTCTGTAAACTCTTCCTTCCGTCTGTTTGTCGCATCTTCCTCTTTGCTCGTGACCTTTGCCGAATCTGCTGTATGTTACACtacttcttcctctccctccctcctgtcctctccGGTCCCTGTCCTTGTCCCTGCGCAGACATTGCTCAGATAACTCCTTTGTTGCCAGGCGCGAGACGTTTGAAATTGACGACGACTGCGACAGTCTGACGTGGGAGGAAAACGAGGAGACTCTGCTGCTGTGGGAGGACTTTGCAAACTACAACTTACCGTGCGCCGTCCCCGCAGCGGCCGGCGCTGCCGCCGGGCCCTCCGACGGCAACGGGGAAGCCGCCGATCCGGTGAGTCCTGTCTGCGTCTGTGGAGGGTTTTGAAGTCAAGCGAGGCGACGTGCCGATGGATCATCGCGGTGGGTTTTGCTGTGTCAGACGTTCACTCGTGCATTTTGAATAAGACTCCTGCCCGGTCTCTCTAAGGACTCCCAGGATGGAAGTCTTGGCAGCCTCATTGATGAGACAGAGTCCCTCTTCAAGACCAGAGATGAGGAGTACCAGGAGACCATCGGACAGATTGAGGTAGACGACGTGCACTTGCGAGCATAAAGCCGgattaaaagcaaaacaaaaagataaaagattaaagataaaaaagaaaattttgaatttttctttttttatgaccGTTTGTGAAATGTGATATCCAACATTGCCGTTTGATTCACCACCAATATATGGTATAATTCTCTTAGTTTCAATTGgtaaagtatatatttttgtatattaaCTGCTAGAAATGTATGGGTTTAATGTGTAGTATGAACTAGGGACAAAGCTCTTGAGTCTAgaacagtggttctcaactggtctggctccgggacccaccatcaccccttaatgacaagccgcgacccaaatctaacattctcaacttctcaaatttatttaatggaaATATGGTgctgagatagtatggagacagaatacgtatgcaaacacaaaaacaagtttaatgaaaaaacaaaacagccagcttttaattcaaattttcattttcccaggcaaaagccagcgacccattaaaaacaggtccgcgacccaccagttgagaatcactggtcTAGAAAATACtctatatacaaataaaataatgtcaaaTACGATTTTGATCTATTTTTCTTCAACATGTTGAATCAATACGGCaatgttatattatattctaTGTCATCATCTCCTCTCCTAGATGGAACTGGCCACAGCAAAGAGCGACATGAACCGACATCTGCACGAGTACATGGAGATGTGCAGCATGAAAAGAGGCCTGGACGTGCAGATGGAGACCTGTCGGAGGATGATTAAAGTCGGCAGGAACTCTCCCTCCGCCAGCTCCGTGGCCAGCAGCGACTCAGGGAACACAGACGAGATCCAGGACGAGGTCTCGGAGAAGGACGCAGAGGCACTGGTCCCCGTTAGCTGATGGCCGCACAGCCGGCCGTTGTCCCACCACttaccaaaccccccccctcatcacaggggTCACCTAACCTACGTTTGGGCCTGTTTGACCTGTTAAAGTTCTGATGCTCAGGACCTGAACTGGTGCTTCAAtactatttttgtgtgtgttcgcgtCTTTGCGTCACACAAAGAATGGGTGCAAAAAGAGTCCTTGTTCCTCTCTGCTGCCGCGCTGGATCCGTTTCCAGAGCTTCACATCATTTTAGGGCAGAGAGAAATAATATGTAATTGTTTTACACTCGCTGAGAAGTATTTTCTACAAATTCTTACCCAATTAATGTCCTTTTATTCTAAAGGAATTTAAAATAGTACATATTGTGCTCCTCCAcatataattatttaaaaaaacgatCATGCATATTTTCACATACCTTTATGTTCAGTTTGAGGAAAAACGTATGTGCACCTGAAGTGGGACATCATTTGGTTTTGCTTGCGGTCCAAATTTAACTGTTGTTTTAAGTGTCTTCTGCCAAGGAGACGAAACAAGGACTGAAGGCAAATGGTGCAACAGTTCTGGTGGTTTCTGAGGGAACTCTGCAGAGTTGCCAAAggcggaagaggaaaggagcACAGCCTTCTGATGCATCGGTGCACTACTGACATTCTATGCAACGAGCTGGCCTTATTCTTGGACTGGCTTTCATccttctttgtttctctttgaaCCGATACAATTAGCCTTTTCAGCAAAGCAGGTGTTTTCTATGTATCATTTTGAGAActcgtttttgtgtgtgtgtgtgtttgagcgtaAAATAATCTCACTGATTTATGGGAACTGACTTATATCTTCATTTGTTACTTTAGCAGTCAACATCTGCCTGATGCTCCTTGCTACTCAAACAAGTAGTGCGTTGTTCCGTTTCTGATGTACTCTACTGAGCAAACCTAGTTCTCATCTACGACAGATTATTTTGCGCTCATCTAAACGTGTGATTTGAAATATCTTAAAATCCTGTATTTTTATGAAAGAAATTCAAAGTGAAGTAATTGAATCCAAACAATGCCCTCCAACGtcttatgaaaaaaaacaaaagacgcaTTTTGAAAACCTCCATGGATTGTTATGTGTGTGGTTATTATGAGCTGTTATCCTGCTGTCCTGCAAGGGACTCTGTTCCAGATGTGCTGCACATCCTGCTGTGTCTCTTGTGAAGCGGGGCTTAAGGTGTCAGATGGTACATCGAGGGCTGCGGGCATGTGAGCGTTTACCCCCAGAGGCCTTTTAGTTCATATTAAGTCTCCTTGCAACCGACTGAGATGTCTCACAGTTGCGTTCTTCAGCGCTCTCGCTGGGTTAGGGTAGAAAGTGGCCGACGCacggggggcagaggggggatTTCTATCACCTCTGTGTAAGATAATGTGTGTACGGTTTGCTGGATCAAAGATGAATTAAGTGCTACTTCTATCTTGAAGTTTTATAGAAGCAAAATGTTAATATTCGggcctttttgttgtttcagcATGTTTGTGTGGAGAAAGAAGCTATGAgtctttcttttgtatttttttaactaaataGCTGCAATGCAGACTGTTTGAGAACCCTAATCATGAATTAATTGTGgcataaattgtatttttcactgTTTTGTAATCATTCTATGTTAACCCTAGTGTGTTATTGTCATCATACTCAGTTATTATTTCTGCAGGATTATTAAACTTGATTCAGGCGTTATAGTCACTTGCCGGCCGTGTCAGATCATAAAAAACACTCACAAAAAGGGTGAGAGGCCATTTTATCCTTCACATCATTTTATGTTTGAATCGATGTAAAACCAGCCTGACAGAGACGCTCTTTTACTGGTACCGTTTTGTTTATGAATGGAGCGGCTGTGACATCCAGACGCTCAGTGACACACGGCCTGTAGGCGGCACCACAACACCGTCACGGCCGTCAGCCAGCCAAAGCAGAGTGTACAGTAACGGGACAGAGACGGACATCAATCTATGAATACTACTAACTCTGGTGCTGTTAGTTcacgcccaccaccaccaccgtgcgTGTTTATTTCGCAGACATTTACTGGATTTTGGAGACATTATATTAATTGTATTTTGGGGCAGGTGAATGACATCCAGCTGGTAACACTGTAGCAACACTCAGAGTGAATGTCGTTCTATTGGAGGATCCTCTACAGACCTTACAGACAAAAGCTGAGCAAAAGAAATGCAGCAGTTCAAATCCAGGGATATACGGTGTGCTGTTATAAGAGACCTTGGTATATTTTTGCTTTAATAAACGGGTTCTTACATGACCAACTTACAGTATGTGTGTAGCGGTGTGTAAACTCTGTCCGGGCGGATGTGAATCTTTCATACTAAAAGGGTTTTATAGCCTTGTTTTTTATCACGGGGGCGATGGGTTTAAATGGTTGCGGTAGCAGTTGTGTCAACATACAGTTTTAGGTGTTCATAGACAAACCGCTTTGCTTGGTTGTTACTTTGTTACTTATGTTACTTAATTCATAAACGTGATGGGGATAAACGGAGCAGCAATACCTGTGGCCATATTATGGTGAAATCCGCTGTATTGGATATTggggtttgtgttttatttgcatcACAGGAAGCTTCCTGTGGGGTTCATTTAAGGTGGATTATCTGTCTGCTTTCATggaattactttttcttttagatttattattatttttgtttaaacttaTTGATACAATGTATTCATGTCTGAGGAAGGTTGTTTCCAAGTTATGAATGTAATCGATTGGTATtggagggaaataaataaaatggtggATTGGATAGaaatcagtttatttttatttatatcatcattgtttattattaaaaacacaaaagatttGAAACATTATACTaatcagaaaatgttttttgtaataATGTAGATAATGTTCTTATAGATAAAGTTAGATATAAATTACGTGTATTATTAACATGTTGACCAATTTCTGAAATCAATGAAACAGTTTATTAGTCCTTAGTTTATTACTCTTACTGTAATAAATAGTCTCATGGTCATTAGACCATTAACGTATTGAATCACTTTACTTAAACTGGTCATTAATGGTATTCATTCCAAAATATAGTTTGTGGttctattttatatttttaaagcaGGCTTATTTTGACTGAACTTTTATACGCACCTGTAGAAGTCCTAATCTCACAGACGTCCTACAAAGCTCAGTATTTTAACCATTGATATGCAATTTGTTCAAATAAGCcgtaaaaacaatacatttagaatagtatatttattatataaaacaTGGGTTTTTATGCAATGGAAAGAAAGTCAAtataatgcaaataaaaaaacacataaaatattatttttactcTGAACACGTTAAAAGATTCTGCTACCGAACAAATAAATGTAGAGAATTGGCCTTGACTTATTATACCTTAAACATGTAATATTAAAACCACCAGTTTAATGTTTGATTGTATCTCTTAAAAGTTAGTCAGGAACAGCAGCTATAAAGTCCAATTTCCTCTGTCTGAAAGAGTCCAACATGAGCCAACCAGCTCACAAGTTCCCCACCAGTCAACAGATATATTAAATGAGTTCTCCTCTCTGATTTACCTTTATTCTATCAGAGTCCACCTCTCCCTCATTTTTACCCTTCTGCTTCGAGGAAAACAATCCTTTTGGCCACGTCCTGCTCGCCGTACTTCTCTCGCAGCTGCTGTCGGACTTCGGGATCCGCTGAGAACAAAAGACTGTCGTCGCAGCGATTCCACACCGGCCCTGAAATGGAGGTGGGATTCAAAAGCTGCTCCAGGGCGGCGGAGAAGTCTCCGCTGGTCTTCAACAGGGCTTTGGTCACACTGACCAAGTCCTGGAACAAAAGATAGCTGTTGCGTTAGTTTGGGGAGACGCTAACTCAACGAAGCGAATACAACCATACAAAGAGCACCTGTCGGAGGCCTCTGCTGCTCACCTGGTTGGTCTGGCTCATCAGTTCTTTGATTCGCTGTTTGTCCTCGTCCAACTGCACCTGGGTCAGCGAAAGGACGGCGTCTGTGTGCACCGCGGCCCGCGGTTTGGACGGAGCTACGGGATGGTCCCCGATAATGGACTGAGAGTCCTCCTGAGATTCACTGTCAAATATGAACAGGTGGACTTTGGAGGGCGCATCGACAGCCTCGCTGGCCACAGGTGCAGGGAGGCCGTTGCCGGCGGGCGGCTCGGCTTCCGGCGTGTCCCCCTGGGGACTCGCTACTAGTTCGGGGCTGGACGCCGTGGAAACGGCACCTGTAGCCGTGTCCGATGGCGGCGGCAGACGCTCTGCTGATGTGGGTCGCGTCGCGGCCGCTTCAGTCGGGGTTTGGATATCAGGACCGGCATCCTCATCCGACTAAGAGATGGGAGGAGAAGAGTAGAAATAGacacagagaaaagagagacaCTGCGGATTCGGCTACGTGACAGTGATATGATCCTTTGAGTTTAAACCTAAAATTAAGGCTATATCTGTGGAGTTGAACCCCATTCATTTCAATTAATGAAGTGGAAAGTAACAGCTACCAGAGTTGAAATCATTTGAACCCCTTAGATGGTGTCTTACCTCACTTCCATCTTcaaattcctttatagccatcTCTAGAATCCCcaactttctcttttctttcttcttctgtggtgctgAATTAGACTCCGTACCTGGTGAACAGGAATGGAAGATGaatgaaagaaaggaggagaagaagagggatcATCTCAAGTATCTTGAAATTAAGCTTTTTAACACATCGGATTTTTGTACTCTGCTGTAGCACAAACCTGCTTGTGTTTCAGGGACGGCAGCttctcccgtctcctcctctcctgctgcccCGCTGTCTCCTCTGGGTCTCTTAGGAGGAGGCTGTTCTCCTACCGTGTCCACTTGAAGAGCGGACTTGGTTTTCTTCGAAGGCTGCGGAGATGCCGGTGGACGCCCAGGAGAAGTCGTCGATGATCGGAGTTTCCTGCTGTACGGTTCGGGCAGGCGAGGCATCTCGGGTGCGAGCTGCCTCCGCGTTGCTCTGCGCTCTAGTTGATCCAGCTTGGGGGAGACTTTCTGCTTCTCCTTGGACTTTTTCGGAGAAGATGTGGCATGCAGGTACTCgggctcagctggaggagaaccgCATGGCGCACTTTTTTGAGGGGACATGACGTGCGTTTGTGGTTCTTCCGCTTCTGGTTCTGCACTCTCAGCTGTATCAGTCTGTGGGTCCAAACAAGGTCCCTCAGGGTGGGGAGAGTTTGACGTTTCAGCTTCTGCAGCCTCCCCGCATTTGCTCTCCGACGGTTGTTCATCGGCCTGTGGGTCCACATGTTTCACTTCCTCCTGGGGAGGGATGGATGTTTCAGCTTATACCGTTTCTACCGTAACAAATGGGGATTATTGCAGGCAGTAAATTCTGGTTACCACTTGTGTTTGGTCGGTTTCCATCAAACGGGTTTGAGCAGAGGCAGGATCTTCTGGACGGGAGGCTTTTTGAACAGCCGTCTCTTCATGGTCTTTTACCTAAGAGCAGACGGAGGAGAAAAGTCAGGCTTCATTTCCATAAAATATGCAACTATCGGGAGTCTGAAAGTATTCCAACAATGAATTTGTATTTTGATGGAACATATGTGAATGAATTCTTTACGGTGTGTGTTGGGAGAAAGCACTGCATGGTTTTCACTGGTTGATTAAACCGTTTGTCAACCAGGAGCCATCGATTAGAACGCACGCCAGACAAGATGTTCCTTTGGAAGGTTTATTAATAGTCGAAACAAGCTGTGAGGTTCTAAAACAGATACATGAAATAATTAGCAGACCTCTACACAATGGAACATGTCTGCATACGTATAGAAGATACTTGAAAGTCTAGGTATAAATAACAATTCCAATCTTACACATTTGAAAGCTTTCGGCTTCATTGCAACATCGACAGTGTtacaaaacattacattttacattcgaacacagagacaaaatgaCAGCATTCATAAACAGTTATTGGCTTCTGACGCGCCACAATGCGAACAAAGAACAAGCAGCCGATTATATTGGACAAGATCACAGTCTAAATGGTATAAAATACACCTTTAATGAACTAATACAGAACTTTGCATTCCTTACTGgttgtttgcacacacacacacacacacacacacacacacacacacacacacacacacacacacacacacacaacacttgaATATCTTTACAGCTGCGGCTGTACTTTACGTCGCCACTCTGAACCTTTCCACTAACTTTGTGCTGGTTGTATTAAGAAGATGACAACGGTCTTCTTCCGCAAACAACTTGGCGTAGTGCAGTTCCTACGGGCTGCTTCTCTGAAACCCGTCGCTAGGTGTCGTCCTTCGTCACAGCTGCCCACAAAATCTGTGTCAGTCAGCCACGTCCTTCGGACGTCTTCAAAAGAGTTCGGGTCTGAGCGGTGACGTACAGCTCAGCTTTAACTAATCTCACTGCTTTCTCCAAGGCACATCCAGAGCGTGTTACCCCTCGACCTGGAGTTTAGCCCGATGACCTTTGAGCGTGCGGTGCATCGTTTTGAACTCCTCCTTTGAGATGAGTGCCTCGGTCAGAGACAAGCTCTGCCGGCTTGCCCCTCCGTGCAATGGGAGGAGTCAGTATCCAGATGTTTAGGTGCACGGACCCAAGTTGTCAGACACTTCAAAAAGTTCCCCTATCTTTTCTCGTGGTGACGACCGTCCTTTATCGTGAAGGGTCCAAAACGGTCTATTCctgtagaaaacaaaatggaGGTTTGACTGTGAGAGGTTTGCCATCTTGGGCACAACAGCAGTGGCTCTCCACCTGTGGTAGTCGGGCAGGACCGCTGATGGCGCTTTACAGCTTCATGGTCATGCAGAATCCAGTATTTGCAGCGAAGCTCAAAAGCAAATAAGTCCTTCTGAGATTGTCTTCAAACTGCTCTCTGCTTCCTGGTAACCTGGTGCGGGAAAGCTGTCTTGATTAGCAGGCTGTTTCGTGGCGGGACTGTTCAGAATCCTGTCTCTCCAGAGACCGGGTTTTGGCGTCAGAATTCAGGTGTCTGGCAAGGTCTTGGCTCCACTTACTTTTAGCAGACAGTTCGAACAGTGTGAGGTCACAAATGGGTTGTTAGTCCACGTACTTGCAAGCCTGGACGTCAGTGAGCTTCTGGATCTCAGCTACTCTTGTTCCACCAAATACAGGATTGTAAGCCAAGTGAGGACGGTTGAGGAAGCTGTCCAGAAGACAACGTCACAGAGCTCCACAGTtagctcttcttttttttcaccagtaATGGGGCCAATTCTGACCGTGCAGTGGTTAGTGCAGCACAGAGCTCCAGCCTCGGCACAGTTTGCCGTTTCTTTGGAGCCCCTCCGGATCTGGCAGTTAGGAACGACACTTCCACACAGAACCTGTGTGTTCTCTGGGCGGAGGTAGGCCACGGAGCAGTAAGCCTTTTCTGAAGCATCAGCGGTGATGTGCAGGTCTCGCTGAAGGTTGGAAATGTCCATTCCACAGCCCACGTGGCAGCGAGGCAGTGAAATATGAGACAGATGCTGCAACTCCTCCTCCCACGTCAGACTTGGCTTCAGAACATCATCAAGCGATGGCAGGTCGTCCCAGACGCTTTTTTCCCCAGAAGTGCTGCACAAGAATCTCACGTTGCGAAAGGGGACAATAAAGCCCAGCGGGTCGGTCAGGCGTGCCAGAACCCGGTATACATTTCTCATGGTGGGTTTGGGAGGATCCAGCCTCCGGTATTTATTCTTCAAGGCGTCTGAATTGCAGAGCAAGTGGAGTCCCAGGGCAAGCTCTTGTGGGTCAGGGTTCCACAACTCACTGTTCTCAGATCTGGCTCCTGCTAGAAGGTGGCTGATGCACAGCAGGGGGGGCTACATGGGTTTTAATGGCTCACCTACAGTCGGTTTGTCGACAAGTTGTCGGCTTCTTTAAAGAGAGGAGGTTGTCCACATAAAACGAATTTCTACTGACATCCTCACCGGGCTGACGGTGGTCGAACACGTGTTCCTGCCACGCAAAGGTTGCCCAGCAGGGGGCTACATTTAGTGCCAAACGGCCGGGCGTGGCATGTGTAGATGCTTGGTGGTTCCTCGGCCTTCAGGCCTTCTGCCTCCCTTCTGATGGTGACAGTATACAAAGCAGACTGGGACCAGGCTGCAGTGGCAGCAGCTTGTTGAGGTTCATTCCCTTATACACAAAGGAGCATTGAAAACAATCCTGTTCTTTCCATTGTGGCTTACCATGTGATGTGGTATGACCCCGGATTCAGGTGCATCGCTAAGATCCTCCGTTTGCGCTTTTACTTTGTGGCCTGCCTTTTCCAAATCTCCAAGGCGTTGCTCCGAGCGGCGGAGGTTGTCTTCCATCAACCCGTGAAGGGCTCCGAGGATCTCCGGCGTCGTAGCTCTCCGTCGGGGAGAGGCAGGCATACTCTGGAAAGCGGCATCTACGTACTCAGGCTGGATGGGACAGTGAGCTGCCGCTCCTTGTTTGTGAGAGGCGTCAACCTGACGTGATGGTGAATGATGTGCTGGCAGGGAGACGGTGTAATCTTCCATCCAGGCTGGCGGTCGTGTATCTCGGCGTGGACGAACATCCGGAGGACGTGGAGTCCCCTGCTTATATGGGAACATCTGCAGTTACTCCAATCTGGCTCGAAGGACCAAATTGTTTTGTAGACTTGGAAAAGACGGTTTAGATTTCACAGGTTCATAAGAATGGTGCGTCCACCAGGTGGCATGGATTAGAACGCACTCCTGACAAGATGTTCCATTGAACGTTTTATTAATGGTCGAACAAGCGTGTGGTTCTGAAACAGATACATGGAATAATTAGCAAACCCACTTAATGTAACATGTCTGCCTACATATAGAAGATACTTAATACTCTAGGCATTCATATACTACATTGTGCAGGGAGAACAttaattaacatttaacatgaatTACCTATTTACGGCACTTTAGGCTTACAACGTTAGTTTCACATTCAAACCTACAGTATTCATGAAATAGTTATTGGATTCCGATGCTTGCCACAAGGACTACGGTCAACTCAGCAGACACTTGAATTTTAGTGCATCTATATAAACATTCAAATTCAATTATTTGGAATTCAACATACAAAGTAAGACTTATTTCGGAGAAATCTCTCAATTggtaaaattaaataattcattttttgaaATAGTGGCCAGATATGTCCTGAACACAAGTTCATCAGTCCTGTTTGGAATTATTCAGAAAACTGCTTTCATAGGACCTCAAAAAAGTATTAGCTTTTCGAACCTACACTT
The Gasterosteus aculeatus chromosome 17, fGasAcu3.hap1.1, whole genome shotgun sequence DNA segment above includes these coding regions:
- the terf2ip gene encoding telomeric repeat-binding factor 2-interacting protein 1 isoform X1; translated protein: MVSEQQNGAKRNISPVLFMTVDGEPMTFFLRPGPAKLKLQPLITAGAGVLCKVQQPGAILLLEPEERGSISESTTHWFVSTQYIFDCIEKNEQLNLEDYKLNPVVVPRQSARLNNKKEISTGHTEGRLSYSAEDDAAILTYVSKHKSETGGNRLWQEMEKQSVTSHSWQSMKSRYKARLAKSEVVKVATTEEDTKPAESKTKQGTPRPPDVRPRRDTRPPAWMEDYTVSLPAHHSPSRQVDASHKQGAAAHCPIQPEYVDAAFQSMPASPRRRATTPEILGALHGLMEDNLRRSEQRLGDLEKAGHKVKAQTEDLSDAPESGVIPHHMVKDHEETAVQKASRPEDPASAQTRLMETDQTQVEEVKHVDPQADEQPSESKCGEAAEAETSNSPHPEGPCLDPQTDTAESAEPEAEEPQTHVMSPQKSAPCGSPPAEPEYLHATSSPKKSKEKQKVSPKLDQLERRATRRQLAPEMPRLPEPYSRKLRSSTTSPGRPPASPQPSKKTKSALQVDTVGEQPPPKRPRGDSGAAGEEETGEAAVPETQAGTESNSAPQKKKEKRKLGILEMAIKEFEDGSESDEDAGPDIQTPTEAAATRPTSAERLPPPSDTATGAVSTASSPELVASPQGDTPEAEPPAGNGLPAPVASEAVDAPSKVHLFIFDSESQEDSQSIIGDHPVAPSKPRAAVHTDAVLSLTQVQLDEDKQRIKELMSQTNQDLVSVTKALLKTSGDFSAALEQLLNPTSISGPVWNRCDDSLLFSADPEVRQQLREKYGEQDVAKRIVFLEAEG
- the terf2ip gene encoding telomeric repeat-binding factor 2-interacting protein 1 isoform X3; the protein is MVSEQQNGAKRNISPVLFMTVDGEPMTFFLRPGPAKLKLQPLITAGAGVLCKVQQPGAILLLEPEERGSISESTTHWFVSTQYIFDCIEKNEQLNLEDYKLNPVVVPRQSARLNNKKEISTGHTEGRLSYSAEDDAAILTYVSKHKSETGGNRLWQEMEKQSVTSHSWQSMKSRYKARLAKSEVVKVATTEEDTKPAESKTKVKDHEETAVQKASRPEDPASAQTRLMETDQTQVEEVKHVDPQADEQPSESKCGEAAEAETSNSPHPEGPCLDPQTDTAESAEPEAEEPQTHVMSPQKSAPCGSPPAEPEYLHATSSPKKSKEKQKVSPKLDQLERRATRRQLAPEMPRLPEPYSRKLRSSTTSPGRPPASPQPSKKTKSALQVDTVGEQPPPKRPRGDSGAAGEEETGEAAVPETQAGTESNSAPQKKKEKRKLGILEMAIKEFEDGSESDEDAGPDIQTPTEAAATRPTSAERLPPPSDTATGAVSTASSPELVASPQGDTPEAEPPAGNGLPAPVASEAVDAPSKVHLFIFDSESQEDSQSIIGDHPVAPSKPRAAVHTDAVLSLTQVQLDEDKQRIKELMSQTNQDLVSVTKALLKTSGDFSAALEQLLNPTSISGPVWNRCDDSLLFSADPEVRQQLREKYGEQDVAKRIVFLEAEG
- the terf2ip gene encoding telomeric repeat-binding factor 2-interacting protein 1 isoform X2; translation: MVSEQQNGAKRNISPVLFMTVDGEPMTFFLRPGPAKLKLQPLITAGAGVLCKVQQPGAILLLEPEERGSISESTTHWFVSTQYIFDCIEKNEQLNLEDYKLNPVVVPRQSARLNNKKEISTGHTEGRLSYSAEDDAAILTYVSKHKSETGGNRLWQEMEKQSVTSHSWQSMKSRYKARLAKSEVVKVATTEEDTKPAESKTKGTPRPPDVRPRRDTRPPAWMEDYTVSLPAHHSPSRQVDASHKQGAAAHCPIQPEYVDAAFQSMPASPRRRATTPEILGALHGLMEDNLRRSEQRLGDLEKAGHKVKAQTEDLSDAPESGVIPHHMVKDHEETAVQKASRPEDPASAQTRLMETDQTQVEEVKHVDPQADEQPSESKCGEAAEAETSNSPHPEGPCLDPQTDTAESAEPEAEEPQTHVMSPQKSAPCGSPPAEPEYLHATSSPKKSKEKQKVSPKLDQLERRATRRQLAPEMPRLPEPYSRKLRSSTTSPGRPPASPQPSKKTKSALQVDTVGEQPPPKRPRGDSGAAGEEETGEAAVPETQAGTESNSAPQKKKEKRKLGILEMAIKEFEDGSESDEDAGPDIQTPTEAAATRPTSAERLPPPSDTATGAVSTASSPELVASPQGDTPEAEPPAGNGLPAPVASEAVDAPSKVHLFIFDSESQEDSQSIIGDHPVAPSKPRAAVHTDAVLSLTQVQLDEDKQRIKELMSQTNQDLVSVTKALLKTSGDFSAALEQLLNPTSISGPVWNRCDDSLLFSADPEVRQQLREKYGEQDVAKRIVFLEAEG